GCTCGAGAGGCTGTGTGCAGGTTGTGGAATCAGAGGGCGAACACTGGGTGTGAATGTGGATAACTTCGGCCGTGTGGAGTGAACGGCGGTTGACGGGCCGGTTGCCGCCGTAAGGACTGGCCCCGTTCGGGAACGCTCCGACTTGGGTGGTATCGCCCGAAGCCAGGTTGAAGTTGAGCAAGGTGTTGTCCGGCGGCTGGTTGCCCCAGGGATAAGCCCGGCCATCGGTTCCGCGCGCGGCCTTCTCCCACTCGGCCTCGGTTGGCAGGCGGCGGCCCGCCCACTCGCAGTAAGCGCCGGCCTGCAACCAGTTCACCCAGATGACGGGATAGTCGTCAAAGGCCGGGGCGCCGTAGTAACTGGAGCGCGTCGTCGAGTCGGTTCGGGCGGGCGGCGCGCAGTCGCCGGCCTCAACGCACAATTGATATTGAGCGTTGGTCACCTCGCTGCGGTCGAGCCAGAAAGCGGCCACGTTCTCCGCATGCTCCGGCTTCTCGTTGCCAAAAGCCTGCAAGTCGTCGTCGGGCGAGCCCATGATGAACTCACCCGCAGGGACGAAGACCAGCACCATATTATCAACCGGCGAAATCGCAGTTGTGCCGACTTCGGGCGTCAGATTCAAAAACGGGGTCGCCGACGGTGGCCGGGACGAGGGTGTTCTGGTAGGAACCGGAGCGGTGTTTGTGAGCGTAATGGCCGGAACGGGCGTGGAAGACGGTTGAGGGACAGTGGCGGTCGCCCCGGATTCTGCAAGCGTTGGCGTGGCGGAAATGGTGGCGGCGAGCGGGTTGCGGACGATCAGAGCGCCAATGATCAGCAAGGCAATGAGGCCCAGGCCGATCAGGAGCGGTTGCGGCTTGACTCGTGGCGCGCCCAGGGCCAGATCGACTCGCGCTTCGCGCGCGCGCGGCTTGGCCCGGCCCAGCGCCTTGCGCATGTCGCGGATGGTGGCGTAGCGGGCTTCGGGGCGATGGGCGAGCGCGCGCTGGATGACTTGCGCGGTAGGCAGGGTGATGTCCGGGTTGAACTTGCGCGGCGAGGCTTGCTCCGGCAGGCGGGCGGTGAGAAGCGCGAAGAGGGTTGCTCCGGCAGAGTAGATGTCGGCTCGGGCGTCGTCGCCGCCTTCGGGCGCGGTGAAGGGGGCGCGGTCGGGGGGTGCGGCCAGTTCGGTGAGGCCGGGGCCATAAAGTTTGGCCTGGCCGCCGGAGTCGATCCAGACGTGGGCCGGGGAGAAGCCGCCGCGACCGAGGGGCAGGTTGAGGGTGCGAATGTAGTCGAGGGCGGTGAGGGTTTGGCTTACCCATTGCGTGGCTTCAGGCTCGGCCAGTTTGCCGTCGCGTTTGAGGCGGGCTTGCAGGTTTTCGCCTTCGGGCCATTCAAGGACAACGTAAAGCCGGGAGTCGAGGGTGAAGTGCTCGTAAAGCGCAGGCAGGTTGGGGTGGTTGTGCGAGGCCAGGGCTTCGGCAGAACGTTCGAAGAGAGCGACTTCTTCGCCTTCAAATTCTTTGATGGCGCAGGCGCGATCTTCTTCAACATCGTGGCCGCGATAAGCAAGCAAGTTGCCTTCTGGCAAGGACTCAACGCGATAGCGGTCGCGCAGGAGTTGGCCGACACTCAGCATGGTGAGGATTATACAGGAGTCAGAATTTAGAAGTCAGAAGAAAGAATAGCCGAAGAATAAGCTTCAAGAATCTTGCTAACCTCAGCAAGTTGAGATAGCAGATTTCGAGTATCGGCGTAGGCAAAGGTCATTGGCTAGAATCAAATAGTAGCGGCTTTCCTCAAGTGAGCCTTGGGCAATGTTCATGAATCTTGCCTTGTCGGCTCTGCCTCTTTTCTTGAAGCCTCAGCAATATTAGTGTCCATTTTGGCGATCCTTTCATATCATAAAGGGGTCTCAACATTCTGGCTTCTGGCTACTGACTCCCGAATGCTTTCTTCCGCCAGCGTCAACAAAAACCTCTTATCCTCCTCACTCAACTCAGCCGTGAGCAGCAAGTCGGGCCGCAATTGCCACGTTCGGCGAAGCGATTGCTCTCGCCGCCAGCGGGCAATTTTGGCGTGGTCGCCGGATTGCAAAACGCTCGGCACGACCCAGCCGCGAAATTCGGGCGGGCGGGTGTAGTGTGGATATTCAAGCAAGCCGCTGGCATGTGAGTCGTCTTTGACGGCGTCTTCATCGCCAAGCACGCCGGGCAGGTGACGGGCCACCGCATCAACGATCACCAGCGCCGGAAGCTCGCCGCCGGTCAACACGTAATCGCCAATCGAAATCTCGTCAGTGACCAAGTGTTCGCGCACACGCTCATCCACGCCTTCGTAGCGACCACAAATGAGAGCGAACCGTTCGTGTCCGGCAAGTTCGCGGGCCACACTCTGGGTGAATTTACGGCCTGTGGGTGAAAGCAGGATAATTGGGATTTTGGGATTTTGGGATTTTGGGGTTTGCAATACACTTTCCACCGCCGCAAAGATCGGCTCGGCCTTCATCACCATGCCGCCGCCGCCGCCGTAAGGGGCGTCGTCGGTGACGTGGTGCTTGTCGGTCGCCCAGTCGCGAATGTTGTGCGCCTGAACGGTGAGCAGGCCCGCCGCTTGCGCCCGCTTGAGGATGCTCTCTTGCAGGTAAGCGTCGAACATGGCCGGGAAAAGGGTAAAGATGTCAATATGCATGATGGGAGCAGGAAGTTAGAGTCAAGTTAGAGCGACCGCCGGAAGGAATTGTAACATTCAACTATGCTAGAATGACCGGGCGAGTTCATAAGCACTTATGCCTTCACTCATCCTTGCCTCTGCCTCGCCCCGCCGCCGTGAACTACTGGCACTGCTCGGCTTGCCGTTCGAAGTGCGCGCCGCCGGAATTGACGAGACGCCGCAGACAGACGAAACGCCGGTTGAGTACGTGAGCCGGGTGGCGAAGGAGAAGGCGGAAGCAATCTCTAATCTCCAATCTCCTAATAACGAGATTAGAGAATTGGAGATTGTAATTGCCGCCGACACAGAAGTGGTGGTTGACGGCGAAATTTTGGGCAAGCCGCGCTCGGCTGAGGAAGCGCGGGCGATGCTGGTGAAACTGCGCGGGCGGACGCATGAAGTGATGTCGGCGGTTGCAATTTTCGACAGACGAAGCGAGGAACTTCATGAAGAGCTGTGCCACAGTGAAGTGCCGATGCGAAATTATTCGGATGAGGCGTTGGCCGATTATGTGGCGACGGGTGACCCGTTGGACAAGGCCGGGGCGTACGCTATCCAGCA
Above is a genomic segment from Chloroflexota bacterium containing:
- a CDS encoding SUMF1/EgtB/PvdO family nonheme iron enzyme; the protein is MLSVGQLLRDRYRVESLPEGNLLAYRGHDVEEDRACAIKEFEGEEVALFERSAEALASHNHPNLPALYEHFTLDSRLYVVLEWPEGENLQARLKRDGKLAEPEATQWVSQTLTALDYIRTLNLPLGRGGFSPAHVWIDSGGQAKLYGPGLTELAAPPDRAPFTAPEGGDDARADIYSAGATLFALLTARLPEQASPRKFNPDITLPTAQVIQRALAHRPEARYATIRDMRKALGRAKPRAREARVDLALGAPRVKPQPLLIGLGLIALLIIGALIVRNPLAATISATPTLAESGATATVPQPSSTPVPAITLTNTAPVPTRTPSSRPPSATPFLNLTPEVGTTAISPVDNMVLVFVPAGEFIMGSPDDDLQAFGNEKPEHAENVAAFWLDRSEVTNAQYQLCVEAGDCAPPARTDSTTRSSYYGAPAFDDYPVIWVNWLQAGAYCEWAGRRLPTEAEWEKAARGTDGRAYPWGNQPPDNTLLNFNLASGDTTQVGAFPNGASPYGGNRPVNRRSLHTAEVIHIHTQCSPSDSTTCTQPLE
- the trmD gene encoding tRNA (guanosine(37)-N1)-methyltransferase TrmD, encoding MHIDIFTLFPAMFDAYLQESILKRAQAAGLLTVQAHNIRDWATDKHHVTDDAPYGGGGGMVMKAEPIFAAVESVLQTPKSQNPKIPIILLSPTGRKFTQSVARELAGHERFALICGRYEGVDERVREHLVTDEISIGDYVLTGGELPALVIVDAVARHLPGVLGDEDAVKDDSHASGLLEYPHYTRPPEFRGWVVPSVLQSGDHAKIARWRREQSLRRTWQLRPDLLLTAELSEEDKRFLLTLAEESIRESVARSQNVETPL
- the maf gene encoding septum formation protein Maf, whose protein sequence is MPSLILASASPRRRELLALLGLPFEVRAAGIDETPQTDETPVEYVSRVAKEKAEAISNLQSPNNEIRELEIVIAADTEVVVDGEILGKPRSAEEARAMLVKLRGRTHEVMSAVAIFDRRSEELHEELCHSEVPMRNYSDEALADYVATGDPLDKAGAYAIQHNGFRPVENFSHCYASVMGLPLCHLTRALRRLGIEPPADVPATCQQFNNYQCPVYKEILETRENKETPLIR